Proteins from a single region of Hermetia illucens chromosome 3, iHerIll2.2.curated.20191125, whole genome shotgun sequence:
- the LOC119652694 gene encoding uncharacterized protein LOC119652694, protein MSAVTITRTYDESLASSDSDDYHKILYSSSSHDRSSVGSIPWAEDAIKQNQLEWERIERMFFGEEALPDNDPELRREIIEWTTAFPHLRVVGKKFDFHESEGENSDHTVEDDQKSSANNFNGSFIIHPEAKSIFMDMDLSRLLEKDLRINSVPMISRRRQFTDLNNIQSNGIAWSSKSISRSLEQPGLSSGQSVRRQIFPSNSSNAITSLGISTIPTAPKTLTTTSKSARIVRMPPIMNLILPSQSKYLATGSPATHFIFSAKNSNVAKGSRGSCTRAQDPIVLPILKLNRREFISEGRANRSISAAANDRGLRAIYLSNSASKLKTSK, encoded by the coding sequence ATGTCGGCCGTGACAATAACAAGAACATATGACGAAAGTTTGGCATCATCCGATTCAGACGATTATCATAAAATTTTATACTCGTCTAGTAGTCATGACCGGAGCAGCGTAGGATCGATTCCTTGGGCTGAGGATGCAATAAAACAAAACCAGCTAGAATGGGAACGGATCGAGCGTATGTTCTTCGGTGAAGAAGCCTTACCTGACAATGATCCGGAATTGCGCAGGGAGATAATCGAATGGACCACTGCGTTCCCCCATTTACGGGTTGTTGGGAAGAAGTTCGACTTCCACGAGTCAGAAGGAGAAAACAGTGATCATACCGTGGAGGATGATCAGAAGAGCAGTGCAAACAACTTCAATGGAAGTTTCATTATCCATCCGGAAGCCAAATCTATTTTCATGGACATGGACTTGTCCCGTCTGCTCGAGAAGGATTTACGTATAAATTCAGTGCCTATGATCTCAAGACGTCGCCAGTTTACCGATCTCAACAATATCCAAAGCAATGGAATCGCCTGGAGTTCAAAGTCAATATCAAGGTCACTGGAACAACCAGGCCTATCGTCGGGACAGTCCGTGCGCCGTCAAATATTCCCATCAAACTCATCGAACGCCATCACTTCTCTCGGCATAAGCACCATTCCAACAGCCCCTAAGACGCTAACCACTACTTCTAAATCAGCGAGGATTGTTCGAATGCCACCAATCATGAACTTAATTTTGCCATCACAGAGCAAATACCTGGCTACCGGGTCCCCTGCCACGCACTTCATCTTCTCtgcaaaaaattcaaatgtcGCGAAGGGATCAAGAGGATCGTGTACAAGAGCCCAGGATCCAATAGTTTTACCAATTTTAAAACTTAACCGGCGAGAGTTCATCTCAGAGGGCAGAGccaatcgctccatttcagcaGCAGCGAATGATAGAGGCTTGCGCGCCATTTACTTGTCGAATAGTGCCTCGAAGTTGAAAACTTCCAAATGA
- the LOC119651986 gene encoding uncharacterized protein LOC119651986 has translation MANKQKGCHGRDVFSRMNFLYQASALMVEKNPVLACHYGNMCKSVGKKTVLRMEPEMKRTLCKVCGIVLKPGVSAEVQINGYNEKDQMLTVVCTMCSSSKNFVLNSKYDMWLDNPRSVVETIPEKKAEE, from the exons ATGGCGaacaagcaaaaaggatgcCACGGTCGCGACGTATTCAGTCGTATGAATTTTCTCTACCAAGCTTCGGCTTTGATGGTTGAAAAAAATCCAGTTCTCGCTTGCCACTATGGAAACATGTGTAAATCCGTTGGGAAAAAGACCGTTCTGAGAAT GGAGCCGGAAATGAAGCGAACACTTTGTAAAGTTTGTGGAATAGTTTTGAAGCCTGGTGTTTCCGCCGAAGTACAAATTAATGGATACAACGAGAAGGATCAAATGCTCACTGTAGTTTGCACCATGTGCAGTTCTAGTAAAAACTTTGTATTGAACTCGAAATACGATATGTGGTTGGATAATCCTCGTTCTGTGGTAGAAACGATTCCTGAAAAGAAGGCGGaggaatga
- the LOC119650965 gene encoding uncharacterized protein LOC119650965, which translates to MELVKKLDATKTCLVSLDVKALYPSIPTKEAIWKLEDWLTEQCVELNERKKAKIYAKSAALCMNENYFICRDQFYKTTSGTAMGNPLSPLTSEIFMKSIEEEIEKQGIMLKFWARYVDDILVIIPNEDIEKTLEAINNIHRNITFAMEKEGDLRIAFLDLSIIRNSNKLEFDIFRKKTHTQRTIPRMSKHTYGQKMAAYCSMIHRLLVTPLTEERFKKETSNIKDTAVENGYSRE; encoded by the coding sequence ATGGAGCTAGTGAAAAAACTTGATGCAACAAAAACCTGTCTGGTATCATTAGATGTAAAAGCCTTATATCCGAGCATACCAACCAAAGAAGCCATTTGGAAACTAGAGGATTGGCTAACGGAACAATGTGTGGAACTTAACGAGAGGAAAAAGGCGAAAATCTACGCAAAATCAGCAGCTCTCTGCatgaatgagaactacttcatcTGTAGGGACCAATTTTACAAAACCACCTCAGGAACTGCAATGGGGAATCCGTTATCCCCCTTGACAAGCGAAATCTTCATGAAAAGcatagaagaagaaattgaaaaacagGGCATCATGCtaaaattttgggcacgttaCGTAGACGACATATTGGTTATAATCCCAAACGAAGATATCGAGAAAACACTGGAAGCAATAAACAACATACACCGTAACATAACTTTCGCAATGGAAAAGGAAGGTGACCTACGAATAGCGTTTCTGGACCTATCAATAATAAGAAACAGCAATAAACTCGAGTTCGACATATTCAGAAAGAAAACTCACACACAACGTACCATACCGAGGATGTCAAAACACACATATGGACAGAAAATGGCGGCTTACTGCAGTATGATACATAGATTGCTAGTGACACCATTGACGGAAGAGCGCttcaaaaaggaaacaagtaaCATAAAAGACACAGCGGTGGAAAATGGATATAGTAGGGAGTGA
- the LOC119651985 gene encoding protoporphyrinogen oxidase, whose product MPIVLGGGLSGLSAAYYLSKRYIQPVTVVEASKRLGGWVKSEPDPEKGFIFEAGPRTIRPKGPAAANTLELLEDLGLENEIQPIYPHHPAARVRMIYARNRLHVLPSSLGGVMKQTSLFKEPLINSVFHDLKAPRSSQLLDDEPIYDFVSRRFGNDVAQYAISPMICGICAGDAKEISVRFLMNDLFEKEQKYGGVIKGMLLGSLFGKRKSPDESLKKAQNSNLAKRAKEEGWSIYSLKGGLEQFPRALAGKLVENNVEIKTNAECKKLKFYNDRAVVNISGNEHETDHVISALPSHKLANLVQQEHPSLACMLRSIPYVTVAVVNVQYDLCDLLEDEAFGFLVPPSENLPILGVIFDSCCFNMNRKTVLTVMMGGRWFHEHFGLKPSTKDILKTALKHLKNILKIEETPSKTAVRILEDCIPQYTVGHTARVENIRNYIERNGLPLAVCGAAYDGVGVNDVILSARRTVESLTQC is encoded by the coding sequence atgcCAATTGTACTCGGCGGAGGACTAAGTGGACTATCAGCCGCTTATTATCTTTCAAAACGTTACATTCAGCCGGTGACGGTGGTGGAAGCCTCGAAACGATTAGGCGGTTGGGTGAAGTCGGAGCCGGATCCCGAAAAAGGGTTCATTTTCGAAGCAGGACCGCGAACAATCAGACCAAAAGGGCCGGCTGCTGCAAACACACTAGAACTATTGGAAGATCTCGGTCTAGAGAATGAAATTCAACCAATATACCCACATCATCCGGCGGCAAGAGTACGGATGATCTACGCAAGGAATAGATTGCATGTCCTTCCTTCTAGTTTAGGAGGAGTTATGAAGCAAACATCTCTATTCAAAGAACCTTTAATAAACAGCGTATTCCATGATTTAAAGGCTCCGCGATCTTCACAACTTCTGGATGATGAGCCGATATACGATTTCGTGTCGAGACGTTTTGGAAACGACGTCGCACAATACGCAATCAGTCCAATGATTTGCGGAATCTGCGCTGGTGACGCAAAAGAAATCAGCGTTCGATTTCTGATGAATGATCTTTTCGAAAAAGAGCAAAAATACGGAGGCGTAATCAAAGGTATGTTACTGGGATCACTATTCGGAAAACGGAAATCTCCAGatgaaagccttaaaaaggcgcAAAATAGCAACTTGGCAAAACGGGCAAAGGAAGAAGGCTGGAGCATATATTCCTTAAAGGGAGGACTTGAGCAGTTTCCCCGCGCACTTGCCGGAAAGCTAGTGGAAAACAACGTTGAAATCAAGACAAACGCGGAGTGCAAAAAGCTGAAGTTTTACAATGATCGTGCTGTCGTGAACATCAGCGGCAATGAACATGAAACAGATCATGTTATAAGTGCCTTGCCGAGCCACAAACTGGCGAATCTTGTTCAACAAGAGCATCCATCCCTGGCATGCATGCTACGGAGCATCCCCTACGTGACTGTGGCAGTTGTTAATGTACAATATGACCTGTGCGATCTTCTCGAAGATGAGGCGTTTGGCTTTCTTGTGCCGCCCAGTGAAAACCTTCCAATTTTAGGAGTAATTTTTGATAGTTGCTGTTTCAATATGAATCGGAAAACTGTCCTGACCGTGATGATGGGCGGCCGGTGGTTCCATGAACATTTCGGATTGAAGCCGTCAACAAAAGACATTCTTAAGACAGCTTTGAAGcatttgaaaaacattttaaaaatcgAGGAGACTCCTTCGAAAACCGCTGTGCGGATCCTGGAAGACTGCATTCCACAGTACACGGTTGGGCATACTGCTCGGGTGGAGAACATCCGGAACTATATTGAACGGAATGGATTGCCTTTAGCCGTTTGTGGGGCAGCTTACGACGGAGTTGGAGTTAATGATGTGATATTGTCTGCAAGGCGGACGGTAGAGTCACTTACACAATGTTAA